A genomic region of Prevotella scopos JCM 17725 contains the following coding sequences:
- a CDS encoding trimeric intracellular cation channel family protein → MIYTDPHLVRTLQVILEFLGTFAFAISGIRHAAQKHFDWFGGYVCGFAVAIGGGTIRDTMLGVRPFWTSNIMYVLCTGLALFLIILSHRWIRRLSNAWFVFDTLGLALFTIAGIQKTIALGHPFWVAIIMGCITGVAGGVIRDILLNNIPVIFHKEIYAMASVAGGLIYWGLFSLGLSLPITVIVTFLAICLIRFVAVGYHISLPTLQDEEEKK, encoded by the coding sequence ATGATCTACACTGATCCTCATCTAGTCCGTACGCTTCAGGTGATACTGGAGTTTCTCGGAACATTTGCGTTTGCCATATCGGGCATCCGCCATGCCGCACAGAAACACTTCGATTGGTTCGGAGGGTACGTTTGTGGCTTTGCCGTCGCCATTGGTGGCGGTACGATTCGCGACACCATGTTGGGCGTAAGACCCTTCTGGACGTCAAACATTATGTATGTGCTTTGTACGGGTCTGGCACTCTTCCTCATCATCTTGTCGCATAGGTGGATTCGTCGTCTAAGCAATGCATGGTTCGTCTTCGATACCCTCGGTCTGGCACTCTTCACAATCGCTGGTATTCAGAAGACCATCGCCCTGGGACATCCCTTCTGGGTGGCTATCATCATGGGGTGTATCACCGGTGTGGCAGGCGGCGTTATCCGTGACATACTGCTGAACAACATCCCTGTTATCTTCCATAAAGAGATTTATGCAATGGCGAGTGTGGCAGGTGGCCTCATCTATTGGGGACTCTTCTCGCTGGGATTGTCACTCCCAATAACCGTTATCGTGACATTCCTCGCCATCTGTTTAATTCGTTTCGTTGCAGTGGGTTACCATATCTCTCTCCCCACGCTACAAGATGAGGAAGAAAAAAAATAA
- a CDS encoding glycosyltransferase, translated as MSKQVFQTDSRQRWSYFKWTLRVIITILSLFGIVFLAMFALEGSPQMPFRHDYRNAISASSAYTKDNKTAKLYKSFRDFFKEKKMHNNYAKATIKKQRFVGKADSLTQKYFNEWDDPRIGVRSAWYVNWDKHAYLSLKNNIKHLNMVLPEWFFINPKTDKVEYRIDKQALRLMRRAGTPILPMLTNNYDSDFRPEAIGRIMRNDKKRMALINEMVQKCKQYGFAGINLDLEELNIADNELLNQLVRDFSRIFHAHGLYVTQAVAPFNEDYNMQELAKYNDYLFLMAYDEHNIESQPGAVSSQRWVEKATDWAAKNVPNDKIVLGMATYGYDWANGERGTTVSFDQTMAIAQDADTKVRFDDDTYNLNFSYQNTDDKKVHQVFFTDAATTFNIMRFGAEYHLAGFALWRLGTEDKRIWRYYGKDMSWENVARMSIAKLMQLNGTDDVNFVGAGEVLSVTSEPHPGRISVMIDKDNRLISEEYYRALPSTYTIQRLGACKDKQLVITFDDGPDSRWTPTVLSTLKKYNVPAAFFMVGLQMEKNLPLVRQVYDAGHTIGNHTFTHHNMIENSDDRSYAELKLTRMLIESVTGHSTILFRAPYNADADPTEHEEIWPMIVAARRNYLFVGESIDPNDWEPNVTADQIYQRVIDGVHHEDGHIILLHDAGGSTRKPTLDALPRIIETLQREGYQFISIEQYLGMDKQTLMPAINKGKAYYAMQTNLWLAEMIYHVSDFLTALFLVFLVLGMMRLIFMYVLMIREKRVENRRHYSPIDANTAPAVAIIVPGYNEEVNVVRTLTTLKQQDYPNLHIYFVDDGSKDHTLERVRAAFNNDDMVTVLAKKNGGKASALNYGIAACPTEYVVCIDADTQLKNDAVSRLMKHFIADKEQRVGAVAGNVKVGNQRNMLTYWQAIEYTSSQNFDRMAYSNINAITVVPGAIGAFRKKVIEEVGGFTTDTLAEDCDLTMSINEHGYIIENENYAVAMTEAPETLRQFVKQRIRWCFGVMQAFWKHRSSLFAPSKKGFGLWAMPNMLIFQYIIPTFSPLADVLMLLGLFSGNALQIFFYYLIFLIIDASVSIMAYIFEGEGLWVLLWVIPQRFFYRWIMYYVLFKSYLKAIKGELQMWGVLKRTGHVGE; from the coding sequence ATGAGCAAGCAAGTTTTTCAGACAGACTCCCGTCAGCGCTGGAGTTATTTCAAATGGACCTTACGCGTAATCATCACGATTCTCTCTCTTTTTGGAATCGTCTTCCTCGCCATGTTCGCCTTGGAGGGTAGTCCGCAGATGCCTTTCCGGCACGACTATCGAAACGCCATCTCAGCCTCATCGGCTTATACGAAAGATAATAAGACGGCAAAGCTGTATAAATCTTTCCGCGACTTCTTTAAAGAGAAGAAGATGCACAATAACTATGCGAAGGCTACCATCAAGAAGCAACGATTCGTAGGGAAGGCTGACAGCCTAACGCAGAAATACTTCAACGAGTGGGACGACCCACGGATTGGCGTTCGCTCAGCATGGTATGTCAACTGGGATAAGCATGCGTACCTCTCTCTGAAGAATAACATTAAACATCTGAACATGGTGTTGCCAGAGTGGTTCTTCATCAATCCTAAGACAGACAAGGTGGAATACCGGATTGACAAACAGGCACTTCGGCTGATGCGACGGGCTGGAACCCCAATTCTGCCAATGCTCACAAACAACTATGACTCCGACTTCCGTCCTGAAGCCATTGGGCGTATCATGCGCAACGATAAGAAACGTATGGCACTCATCAATGAGATGGTTCAAAAGTGTAAGCAATATGGTTTTGCGGGTATCAACCTCGACTTAGAGGAACTTAACATCGCAGATAACGAACTGCTCAACCAGCTCGTCCGAGACTTCTCACGCATCTTCCATGCACACGGACTCTATGTCACGCAAGCCGTAGCCCCTTTCAACGAAGACTATAACATGCAGGAACTAGCGAAATATAACGACTACCTCTTCCTCATGGCTTACGACGAACATAACATTGAAAGTCAGCCGGGTGCGGTTAGCTCACAACGATGGGTAGAAAAAGCCACCGACTGGGCTGCTAAGAATGTCCCTAATGACAAGATTGTCCTTGGTATGGCTACCTATGGTTACGACTGGGCGAATGGTGAGCGTGGGACAACCGTGTCCTTCGACCAGACAATGGCTATCGCACAGGATGCTGACACTAAGGTGAGGTTTGATGACGATACCTACAACCTTAACTTCTCCTATCAGAACACTGACGACAAGAAGGTTCACCAGGTGTTCTTCACCGATGCTGCCACCACCTTCAACATCATGCGCTTCGGTGCAGAATACCATCTGGCAGGCTTCGCCCTCTGGCGCTTGGGTACTGAAGACAAACGTATATGGCGTTACTATGGGAAAGATATGTCATGGGAGAACGTAGCAAGGATGTCTATTGCGAAGCTCATGCAACTCAATGGTACCGATGATGTCAACTTCGTTGGTGCAGGTGAGGTACTCAGCGTGACGTCAGAACCTCATCCCGGACGTATCTCCGTAATGATTGATAAGGATAACCGACTCATCTCGGAAGAGTATTATCGTGCCCTTCCTTCTACCTATACAATACAACGATTAGGAGCATGTAAGGACAAACAGCTTGTCATCACCTTCGATGACGGACCAGACAGCCGTTGGACACCAACCGTGCTCAGTACGCTGAAGAAGTATAATGTCCCTGCTGCCTTCTTCATGGTGGGACTGCAGATGGAGAAGAATCTGCCCCTGGTAAGGCAGGTTTATGACGCTGGGCACACCATCGGTAACCATACCTTCACCCATCATAACATGATTGAGAATTCTGACGACCGCTCTTATGCAGAGTTAAAGTTGACGAGAATGCTCATTGAGAGTGTTACCGGACATAGCACCATCCTCTTCCGTGCACCTTATAATGCCGATGCTGACCCAACGGAACACGAAGAGATATGGCCAATGATTGTGGCTGCACGTCGGAATTATCTCTTCGTTGGAGAATCTATCGACCCGAACGACTGGGAACCGAACGTCACTGCTGACCAGATTTACCAACGTGTCATCGACGGCGTACACCATGAGGACGGACATATCATCTTGCTTCACGATGCGGGTGGTAGCACTCGAAAGCCTACCCTTGATGCCCTACCACGTATCATAGAGACGCTGCAGCGGGAGGGTTATCAGTTCATCTCCATCGAACAATACTTGGGTATGGACAAGCAAACACTCATGCCTGCGATTAATAAAGGTAAGGCTTACTATGCGATGCAGACCAACCTCTGGTTAGCAGAGATGATTTATCATGTCTCAGACTTCCTGACAGCGCTCTTCCTGGTATTCCTCGTCTTGGGCATGATGCGCCTAATCTTTATGTATGTCTTGATGATTCGAGAGAAACGTGTGGAGAATCGACGCCACTATTCTCCAATCGATGCTAACACCGCACCTGCCGTTGCCATCATTGTCCCCGGTTATAATGAGGAGGTGAATGTCGTGCGCACGCTCACAACCCTCAAACAGCAGGACTATCCTAATCTGCATATCTACTTCGTTGATGATGGTAGTAAGGACCATACGCTCGAACGAGTGCGGGCAGCTTTCAACAATGATGACATGGTCACGGTGTTGGCTAAGAAGAATGGCGGAAAGGCTTCAGCCCTGAACTATGGTATTGCGGCCTGTCCTACAGAGTATGTCGTTTGTATTGATGCCGATACACAATTGAAGAATGATGCTGTAAGCCGACTGATGAAGCATTTCATTGCGGATAAGGAGCAGCGTGTCGGAGCCGTTGCAGGAAATGTGAAGGTCGGGAACCAACGGAATATGCTCACCTACTGGCAGGCTATTGAATATACGAGTAGTCAGAACTTCGACCGTATGGCTTACTCTAATATCAATGCCATAACGGTTGTGCCAGGTGCCATCGGGGCTTTCCGCAAGAAGGTGATTGAGGAAGTGGGTGGCTTTACCACCGATACCTTAGCCGAAGACTGCGACCTGACGATGAGTATCAACGAGCATGGATATATCATTGAGAATGAGAATTATGCCGTGGCAATGACTGAAGCACCAGAAACCCTGCGTCAGTTCGTAAAACAGCGTATCCGCTGGTGCTTTGGTGTGATGCAAGCCTTTTGGAAGCATCGGTCATCACTCTTTGCGCCTTCCAAGAAGGGTTTCGGTCTGTGGGCTATGCCGAACATGCTTATCTTCCAGTATATCATCCCAACGTTCTCCCCACTGGCTGACGTGCTGATGCTACTCGGACTCTTCAGTGGTAACGCCTTACAGATATTCTTCTATTACCTTATCTTCCTCATCATCGATGCGAGTGTGTCTATCATGGCTTACATCTTTGAAGGCGAAGGCTTATGGGTTCTTCTGTGGGTTATCCCCCAGCGCTTCTTCTATCGCTGGATTATGTATTATGTCCTCTTCAAGAGCTATCTCAAAGCAATCAAAGGCGAACTACAGATGTGGGGCGTGCTGAAGCGAACAGGACATGTGGGGGAATAG